The following proteins are co-located in the Gloeocapsa sp. PCC 7428 genome:
- a CDS encoding DNA polymerase III subunit alpha, with protein MSFVGLHIHSDYSLLDGASQIPALIERANELGMKAIALTDHGVMYGAIELIKICRNKNVKPIIGNEMYVINGDIEEKKRRPRYHQVVLAKNTKGYKNLVKLTTISHLKGVQGKGIFSRPCVNKELLKEYHEGLIVTSACLGGEVPQAILQGRLDIARKVAQEYKDIFGDDYYLEIQDHGSQEDRIVNVEIVKIARELGIKFIATNDSHYISCFDVEAHDALLCIQTGKLIAEDNRMRYSGTEYLKSAEEMSQLFRDHLSDDVIQEAIATTVEIADKVEPYHIMGEPRIPNYPVPAGHTADTFLEEVVWEGMLDRLRKRSRSEIEPIYKERLDYELKMIQQMGFSTYFLVVWDYIKYARDHQIPVGPGRGSAAGSLVAYALRITNIDPVHHGLLFERFLNPERKSMPDIDTDFCIERRDEVIEYVTQKYGTERVAQIITFNRLTSKAVLKDVARVLDIPYGEADRMAKLIPVVRGKPTKLSVMISDATPAPEFKEKYENDPKVRHWVDMAIRIEGTNKTFGVHAAGVVISSEPLDEIVPLQRNNDGSVITQYFMEDLESLGLLKMDFLGLKNLTLIQKTVELIKQNQNIEIDPDYLPLEERKVQKILAKGEVKKMPQEVEKTYKVLEEGELEGIFQLESSGMRQIVRDLKPSCIEDISSILALYRPGPLDAGLIPKFINRKHGREEIEYIHPLLEPILNETYAVLVYQEQIMKMAQDLAGYSLGQADLLRRAMGKKKVSEMQKHREAFVDGAAKNGVRKQVAEDLFDQMVKFAEYCFNKSHSTAYGYVTYQTAYLKANYPVEYMAALLTANSGDTDKIQKYLSTCLNMNIQIEPPDINRSGVDFTPVAGKILFGLSAVRNVGQNAIASILEARDKKGEFQSLADLCDRVDLRAVNRRTLEALIHCGAFDKLEANRKQLIEDLELVIDWAQSRAKDRASGQVNLFDWSGIANNDDRTNYELAPKAPPVADYPPMEKLRWEKELLGFYVSDHPLKSLRSRTRLLSPINLSQLADQRDNTLLCAVVMLTNIKPVVTKKGDRMAILQIEDLTGQTEAVVFPKAYERIGASLVADARMVVWGKVDRRDDQIQLIVEDAEPIETVQLVMVELDPQQAATLDYQHRLKSILQEQLGEKDKAKIPVLASVKLGDRSQLVRFGRQFWVQNSQATVEMLKTASFSAYTQPIASQQHS; from the coding sequence ATGTCTTTTGTTGGTTTACATATTCATAGTGATTACAGCTTACTCGATGGTGCAAGTCAAATACCTGCACTTATTGAACGAGCCAATGAGTTAGGAATGAAAGCGATCGCACTTACCGATCACGGTGTCATGTATGGTGCGATCGAACTGATTAAAATTTGCCGGAACAAGAATGTTAAGCCAATTATCGGCAACGAAATGTATGTCATTAATGGAGATATTGAGGAGAAGAAGCGTCGTCCTCGCTATCACCAAGTTGTTTTAGCAAAAAATACAAAAGGTTACAAAAATCTTGTTAAATTAACAACAATTTCGCACTTGAAAGGTGTTCAGGGAAAAGGTATTTTTTCGCGTCCTTGTGTAAACAAAGAACTCTTAAAAGAATACCATGAAGGATTAATTGTTACGAGTGCTTGTTTAGGTGGAGAAGTTCCGCAAGCAATTCTTCAAGGTCGATTAGATATTGCGCGGAAAGTCGCACAAGAATATAAAGATATATTCGGTGATGATTATTATTTAGAAATTCAAGATCACGGTTCGCAAGAAGACCGAATTGTTAATGTTGAAATTGTTAAAATTGCGCGAGAATTAGGTATTAAATTTATTGCGACAAACGATTCGCACTATATTTCCTGTTTTGATGTAGAAGCGCATGACGCCTTGTTGTGCATTCAAACAGGGAAACTGATTGCAGAAGATAACCGAATGCGCTACAGCGGGACAGAATATCTCAAATCAGCAGAGGAGATGAGTCAACTGTTTCGCGATCATTTATCCGATGATGTCATTCAAGAAGCGATCGCAACTACGGTAGAAATTGCCGACAAGGTTGAACCTTATCATATTATGGGCGAACCGCGCATTCCTAACTATCCGGTTCCCGCAGGACATACCGCCGATACTTTTCTAGAAGAAGTTGTCTGGGAGGGAATGCTAGATCGTTTAAGAAAGCGATCGCGTAGTGAAATTGAGCCAATATATAAAGAAAGGTTGGATTATGAACTCAAAATGATCCAACAAATGGGTTTTTCTACTTATTTTTTAGTTGTTTGGGACTACATTAAATACGCCAGAGATCATCAAATTCCGGTTGGTCCTGGGCGGGGTTCGGCTGCTGGTTCTTTAGTTGCTTATGCTTTAAGAATTACAAACATTGACCCCGTGCATCATGGATTGTTATTTGAGCGATTTTTGAATCCTGAACGCAAATCAATGCCTGATATTGATACAGATTTCTGTATCGAAAGACGCGATGAAGTTATCGAATATGTAACACAAAAATACGGAACAGAGCGAGTTGCCCAAATTATTACTTTCAACCGTCTGACTTCCAAAGCCGTTTTAAAAGACGTGGCGCGGGTATTAGATATTCCCTATGGTGAAGCCGATCGCATGGCGAAGCTTATTCCTGTTGTACGCGGTAAACCAACTAAACTTTCTGTGATGATTTCTGATGCAACTCCAGCACCAGAATTCAAAGAGAAATATGAAAACGATCCTAAAGTCCGCCACTGGGTTGATATGGCGATTCGGATTGAAGGAACTAATAAAACCTTTGGCGTTCACGCTGCGGGAGTTGTCATTTCTTCTGAACCTTTAGATGAGATTGTCCCGTTACAAAGAAACAACGATGGTTCAGTGATTACCCAGTATTTCATGGAGGATTTGGAATCGCTGGGATTACTGAAAATGGACTTTTTGGGATTGAAGAATTTAACGCTTATTCAAAAAACTGTCGAATTAATTAAACAAAATCAAAATATTGAGATTGACCCCGACTACCTACCCTTGGAAGAAAGGAAAGTTCAAAAAATCTTAGCCAAGGGCGAAGTCAAAAAAATGCCGCAAGAAGTAGAAAAAACTTATAAAGTTCTCGAAGAAGGCGAACTAGAAGGAATTTTTCAGCTTGAATCTTCAGGAATGCGGCAAATTGTTCGCGATTTGAAGCCTTCTTGTATCGAAGATATTTCTTCAATCTTGGCATTGTATCGCCCTGGTCCCCTTGATGCTGGACTGATTCCCAAATTTATTAACCGCAAGCACGGTCGCGAAGAAATAGAATACATTCATCCGCTGTTAGAGCCAATTTTAAACGAAACTTATGCGGTTTTGGTGTATCAAGAACAAATCATGAAAATGGCTCAAGATTTGGCAGGATATTCGTTAGGACAAGCAGATTTGTTACGCCGCGCTATGGGTAAAAAGAAAGTTTCTGAGATGCAAAAACATCGGGAAGCTTTTGTTGATGGTGCAGCTAAAAATGGTGTCAGAAAACAAGTTGCCGAAGACTTATTTGACCAAATGGTTAAGTTCGCTGAATACTGTTTTAATAAGTCGCATTCAACGGCTTATGGTTATGTCACCTATCAAACCGCATATTTAAAAGCGAATTATCCTGTAGAGTATATGGCAGCACTACTGACGGCGAACAGTGGTGATACCGATAAAATCCAAAAATATCTTTCTACGTGTCTGAATATGAATATTCAGATCGAACCGCCAGATATTAATCGCTCTGGAGTCGATTTTACACCAGTAGCCGGCAAAATTTTATTTGGCTTATCAGCCGTGCGAAATGTCGGACAAAATGCGATCGCATCCATTTTAGAAGCCCGCGACAAGAAAGGCGAATTTCAATCGCTAGCTGATTTGTGCGATCGCGTCGATTTACGCGCTGTTAACCGTCGTACTTTAGAAGCTTTGATTCATTGTGGTGCGTTTGACAAACTCGAAGCGAATCGCAAGCAACTGATTGAAGATCTTGAGTTGGTCATTGACTGGGCGCAATCGCGGGCTAAAGATCGTGCTAGTGGTCAAGTCAATTTATTCGATTGGAGTGGGATAGCGAATAATGACGATCGCACTAACTATGAATTAGCACCCAAAGCCCCGCCTGTAGCAGACTACCCGCCCATGGAAAAACTGCGATGGGAAAAAGAACTTCTTGGTTTTTATGTCTCGGATCATCCGTTAAAGTCGCTGCGATCGCGTACGCGACTGTTGTCACCCATCAATTTATCGCAACTCGCCGATCAACGCGATAATACTTTACTCTGTGCGGTCGTGATGTTGACTAATATCAAACCAGTGGTCACGAAAAAAGGCGATCGCATGGCAATTTTACAAATTGAAGATTTAACCGGACAAACCGAAGCCGTTGTCTTCCCCAAAGCTTATGAACGAATCGGCGCATCACTTGTTGCAGATGCCAGAATGGTTGTCTGGGGTAAAGTAGACCGCCGCGATGACCAAATCCAGCTGATTGTAGAAGATGCTGAACCGATTGAGACAGTGCAGTTAGTTATGGTAGAACTCGATCCTCAGCAAGCTGCAACGCTTGATTATCAACACCGCTTAAAAAGTATCTTACAAGAACAGCTAGGTGAAAAAGACAAAGCAAAAATTCCGGTTCTAGCGTCGGTGAAATTGGGCGATCGCAGTCAATTAGTACGCTTTGGGCGACAGTTTTGGGTACAAAATAGCCAAGCAACTGTAGAAATGCTCAAAACAGCCAGCTTTTCTGCTTATACTCAACCAATTGCCAGTCAACAACATTCGTAA
- a CDS encoding Type 1 glutamine amidotransferase-like domain-containing protein, whose amino-acid sequence MVSRWELDKILKEAWESGVILAGLSAGSICWFEQGVTDSLPGELTVLPCLGWLGVAIARIMMEN is encoded by the coding sequence GTGGTTTCTCGATGGGAACTCGACAAAATCCTCAAAGAAGCATGGGAAAGTGGTGTCATCCTTGCTGGCTTAAGTGCAGGTTCGATTTGCTGGTTTGAGCAAGGGGTTACTGATTCGCTTCCTGGAGAATTAACGGTGTTACCTTGCCTTGGCTGGCTTGGGGTAGCAATTGCCCGCATTATGATGGAGAATTAG
- a CDS encoding Uma2 family endonuclease, with the protein MQLQLNQLDVKPGQRVLLRNISWSEFEQILDELGNARASRLAYYKGILEIMVPLAEHEDSKILISNLVEILLEELDVEFRNLGSTTFKRRDMASGVEPDACFYIQHEAAIRGKSKIDANFDPPPDLAIEIDITSASEIKKSSYEALGVPELWIYDGRSLQIYLLQNHQYVATNQSQIFPNLPIIEVIPQYVAESQIQGRNAAVKAFRAWVQQL; encoded by the coding sequence ATGCAACTACAACTGAATCAGCTAGATGTGAAGCCAGGGCAAAGAGTCCTACTACGAAATATTAGCTGGAGTGAGTTTGAGCAAATTTTGGATGAGTTAGGCAACGCGCGTGCCTCCCGACTTGCCTACTACAAAGGAATACTAGAAATTATGGTACCACTGGCTGAACATGAAGATAGCAAAATTCTTATCAGTAACCTAGTTGAGATTTTACTAGAAGAACTCGATGTTGAATTTAGAAATCTCGGTTCTACTACCTTTAAACGTCGGGATATGGCGAGTGGTGTAGAACCTGATGCTTGCTTTTATATTCAACATGAAGCAGCAATTAGAGGTAAAAGTAAAATTGATGCTAACTTCGATCCACCGCCTGACTTAGCCATTGAAATTGATATTACAAGTGCTTCCGAAATCAAGAAAAGTAGCTATGAAGCTTTAGGCGTTCCTGAATTATGGATTTATGACGGGCGATCGCTACAAATATACCTACTGCAAAATCATCAGTATGTTGCAACGAACCAAAGTCAGATTTTTCCTAACTTACCAATTATAGAAGTCATTCCCCAATACGTTGCCGAAAGTCAAATTCAGGGAAGAAACGCCGCCGTTAAGGCTTTTCGCGCTTGGGTGCAACAGTTGTGA
- a CDS encoding alpha/beta hydrolase, with the protein MLNKLSLRWLLSAGLIVALFYIGISIYLFFQQTRFIFFPSPVIQTTPEFFNLRYQEVWLPVTTTTGQTERIHSWWIPATQSNGRVLLYLHGNGINIGANVAHAHRFHQMGFSVLLIDYRGYGRSEGAFPSEMSVYQDAAVAWDYLVNQRQIDPSQIFIYGHSLGGAIAIHLALQQPNAAGLIVESSFTSIRAMIDFQRAYRIFPVDLILRQRFDSMSKVNALQIPVLFIHGTADWQVPAQMSEQLYAAAPEPKQLILIPGAGHNNVAEVAGSKYFQVVQNFVRQVSIQQMAER; encoded by the coding sequence ATGCTCAACAAATTATCATTGAGGTGGCTGCTGAGTGCTGGGCTAATTGTGGCACTTTTTTATATCGGGATCAGCATATATCTCTTTTTCCAGCAAACTCGCTTCATTTTTTTTCCTTCACCCGTTATTCAAACGACACCAGAGTTTTTTAATCTCCGCTATCAGGAAGTGTGGCTACCTGTCACTACAACCACAGGGCAAACTGAACGCATTCATAGTTGGTGGATTCCTGCGACACAATCTAACGGAAGAGTTCTACTGTATTTACACGGCAACGGTATCAATATTGGTGCAAATGTTGCTCACGCCCATCGGTTTCACCAGATGGGTTTTTCAGTACTCCTCATCGATTATCGCGGCTATGGTCGTAGTGAAGGGGCTTTTCCTTCTGAAATGAGTGTTTACCAAGATGCTGCGGTGGCGTGGGATTATCTCGTTAATCAACGACAAATTGATCCGAGTCAGATTTTTATTTATGGGCATTCTTTAGGGGGTGCGATCGCCATTCACTTAGCACTACAACAGCCCAACGCCGCCGGATTGATTGTCGAAAGTTCGTTTACTTCGATCCGTGCCATGATCGATTTCCAACGTGCCTACCGCATATTTCCCGTCGATCTGATTTTACGCCAGCGCTTCGACTCGATGAGTAAAGTAAACGCATTACAAATCCCTGTTCTATTCATTCATGGAACTGCGGATTGGCAAGTTCCCGCGCAAATGAGCGAACAACTCTACGCTGCTGCACCCGAACCGAAGCAATTAATTTTAATTCCTGGTGCGGGACACAATAATGTCGCAGAAGTTGCAGGTTCTAAATATTTTCAAGTCGTGCAAAACTTTGTTCGACAAGTTTCAATTCAACAGATGGCGGAACGCTGA
- the gatA gene encoding Asp-tRNA(Asn)/Glu-tRNA(Gln) amidotransferase subunit GatA: MASIRELHQQLVSKERSAVEITQEALQRIAALEPKLHSFLSVTADTALAQAQAVDAKIAAGEEIGLLAGIPIGIKDNMCTKGIRTTCASKILENFVPPYESTVTQKLADAGTVMVGKTNLDEFAMGSSTENSAFQVTANPWDLERVPGGSSGGSAAAVAAQECVVALGSDTGGSIRQPASFCGVVGMKPTYGLVSRYGLVAFASSLDQIGPFGRTVEDAAILLGAIAGYDPKDSTSLKVEVPDYTRSLKPDVKNLRIGIIKETFGEGLDPAVEQAVTKAIEQLKDLGAEVQEISCPRFRYGLPTYYIIAPSEASANLARYDGVKYGFRTPDAENLLSMYNRTRAAGFGTEVKRRIMVGTYTLSAGYYDAYYLKAQKVRTLIKQDFENAFANVDVLVCPTVPTTAFKAGEKTDDPLSMYLTDLMTITVNLAGLPGMSIPCGFDDKGLPIGLQLIGNVLREDLLFQVAYAYEQATEWHKKTPKLT, from the coding sequence ATGGCATCCATCCGCGAGTTGCACCAACAACTGGTGAGCAAAGAACGCTCTGCGGTTGAAATTACTCAAGAAGCCTTGCAGCGCATCGCAGCATTAGAGCCGAAATTACATAGCTTCTTATCTGTGACCGCAGATACAGCGCTAGCACAGGCGCAAGCAGTGGATGCCAAAATCGCTGCGGGAGAGGAAATAGGGCTACTCGCAGGAATTCCGATTGGCATCAAAGACAATATGTGTACCAAGGGAATTCGGACAACGTGTGCTTCTAAAATTTTGGAGAACTTTGTACCACCGTACGAATCAACCGTGACGCAAAAGCTAGCCGATGCAGGTACTGTCATGGTGGGCAAAACGAATTTAGATGAATTCGCAATGGGCAGTTCTACGGAAAATTCAGCATTTCAAGTCACTGCCAATCCTTGGGATTTAGAACGCGTTCCTGGTGGTTCTTCTGGTGGTTCGGCGGCGGCAGTAGCAGCGCAAGAGTGTGTTGTTGCCTTAGGTTCTGATACCGGCGGTTCGATTCGTCAACCTGCGTCGTTTTGTGGCGTTGTTGGCATGAAACCGACTTACGGGTTAGTTTCGCGTTACGGTTTAGTCGCGTTTGCTTCATCGTTGGATCAAATTGGACCATTTGGGCGTACTGTAGAAGATGCCGCAATTTTACTGGGTGCGATCGCCGGATACGATCCCAAAGATTCGACAAGTCTTAAAGTCGAAGTCCCAGACTATACGCGATCGCTCAAACCCGACGTTAAAAACCTCCGCATCGGTATTATCAAAGAAACTTTTGGTGAGGGCTTAGATCCTGCTGTTGAACAAGCAGTCACTAAAGCGATCGAACAACTTAAAGATTTAGGCGCAGAAGTTCAAGAAATTTCCTGTCCTCGTTTTCGCTACGGGCTACCAACTTATTACATCATTGCGCCTTCGGAAGCTTCGGCAAACTTAGCGCGTTACGACGGTGTGAAATACGGCTTCCGCACGCCAGATGCTGAAAATCTCCTGTCGATGTATAACCGGACTCGTGCTGCTGGCTTTGGAACCGAAGTCAAACGGCGGATTATGGTAGGAACTTACACGCTGTCGGCGGGTTATTATGATGCGTATTATTTAAAGGCGCAAAAAGTTCGCACGCTGATTAAGCAAGACTTTGAAAACGCGTTTGCCAATGTTGATGTTTTGGTATGTCCGACTGTACCAACAACCGCATTTAAGGCGGGAGAAAAGACGGACGATCCCCTGAGTATGTATTTAACTGACTTGATGACAATCACCGTCAATCTGGCTGGCTTACCAGGAATGAGTATTCCCTGTGGATTTGATGACAAAGGTTTACCGATCGGATTGCAGTTGATTGGCAACGTATTGCGCGAAGATTTGCTATTTCAAGTCGCGTATGCTTATGAACAGGCGACAGAATGGCATAAAAAGACTCCGAAGTTGACATAG
- a CDS encoding alpha/beta fold hydrolase yields MSLPQTVQPVNLNVHIQGHGFPILCLHGHPGSGRSLSVFTNHLSQRFWTIAPDLRGYGSSRTQQNFTMNDHLLDLEALIDSLKIQRCLVLGWSLGGILAMELALKLPDRVSGLILVATAARPTGNHPPISWQDNVYTGVASVLNWLQPSWQWNIETFGKRSLYRYLIQQHSPTAYRYLATDAIAAYLQTSAAAQRALNTALRSGYNRLTDLHKITCPSLMLAGERDRHITAQSSHETARYLKNCQWQCYPNTAHLFPWEIPQQVLSDIDAWIAQYPAIVKHE; encoded by the coding sequence GTGTCTCTACCTCAAACTGTTCAACCTGTCAACCTCAACGTTCATATTCAAGGACACGGCTTTCCCATCCTTTGCTTACACGGTCATCCAGGATCTGGGCGTAGTCTGTCGGTGTTTACGAACCATTTATCGCAGCGCTTCTGGACGATCGCCCCCGATTTACGCGGCTATGGTAGCAGTCGCACACAACAAAATTTTACAATGAACGATCACTTGCTCGACTTAGAAGCACTGATAGATAGCTTGAAAATTCAGCGCTGCTTAGTCCTCGGCTGGTCGTTGGGCGGAATTTTGGCGATGGAACTCGCGCTTAAATTGCCCGATCGCGTGAGCGGGTTAATCCTCGTCGCCACCGCAGCGCGTCCCACAGGTAATCATCCGCCGATTAGCTGGCAAGATAATGTGTATACTGGTGTAGCGTCTGTTTTGAATTGGTTACAACCAAGTTGGCAGTGGAATATTGAGACTTTTGGCAAGCGATCGCTCTATCGCTACCTCATTCAACAACATTCGCCGACTGCCTATCGCTATCTTGCTACTGATGCGATTGCTGCGTACCTGCAAACTTCTGCGGCTGCACAGCGTGCGTTGAATACAGCGCTGCGATCGGGTTACAACCGCCTCACCGATTTACACAAGATTACGTGTCCGAGCTTGATGCTAGCCGGAGAGCGCGATCGCCATATCACCGCCCAATCAAGTCACGAAACTGCTCGGTACTTGAAAAACTGTCAATGGCAATGCTATCCCAATACCGCGCATCTTTTCCCGTGGGAGATTCCCCAGCAGGTACTAAGCGATATTGACGCGTGGATTGCTCAGTATCCAGCGATCGTCAAGCATGAGTAA
- a CDS encoding DUF1816 domain-containing protein, producing the protein MDKTANMKTFWDSFKEVLTNLFHSFGWAWWVEIVTQNPRCTYYFGPFLSVKEANAAKAGYIEDLEQEGAQGIIVKVKRCKPKNLTVADDLGMVQPKATPIFSGQM; encoded by the coding sequence ATGGACAAAACAGCAAATATGAAAACATTTTGGGATAGTTTTAAAGAAGTTTTAACTAATCTCTTTCACAGCTTTGGCTGGGCTTGGTGGGTAGAAATTGTTACACAAAATCCGCGCTGCACGTACTACTTCGGTCCTTTCTTGAGCGTTAAAGAAGCAAACGCTGCCAAGGCGGGATATATTGAGGATTTAGAGCAAGAAGGTGCACAAGGAATCATTGTAAAAGTCAAGCGTTGCAAACCTAAAAATTTGACAGTTGCTGACGACTTGGGAATGGTTCAACCTAAGGCCACACCCATATTTAGCGGTCAGATGTAA
- the rlmB gene encoding 23S rRNA (guanosine(2251)-2'-O)-methyltransferase RlmB — protein sequence MANKPQKFRSTGGAKRDKPVKIRESSKPLLKSPNQGRTARARPTVNHAVGNTNLQNLTEDNDLIYGRHPVLAALESQRHLNRIWITSRLRYDPRFHSLISQAKEKGTVIDEVEPKRLDQITHHANHQGIAAQIAPYAYSDLGELIEQAKAIAESPVIVAAEGITDPHNLGAIIRTAEAIGAQGLVIPQRRAAGITSSVMKAAAGALEKFPVARVVNFSRALEELKEAGFWIYGTAATASQPLHTVQFTGPVVLVIGAEGEGLSLLTQRCCDVLVSIPLLGDTPSLNASVAAGMALYEIFRQRWLNMLHLEKLK from the coding sequence ATGGCTAACAAACCACAAAAATTTAGATCTACGGGCGGGGCAAAGCGCGACAAGCCAGTCAAAATTAGAGAAAGCTCTAAACCTTTGCTCAAATCTCCCAATCAGGGTCGCACTGCACGAGCAAGACCTACAGTGAATCATGCTGTTGGTAACACAAATTTACAAAATTTAACAGAAGACAACGATCTCATTTACGGTCGTCACCCTGTTCTAGCTGCTTTGGAGAGTCAAAGACATCTGAATCGAATTTGGATTACTTCGCGGTTGCGCTACGATCCCCGCTTTCATTCTTTGATTTCACAAGCAAAAGAAAAAGGAACAGTTATCGATGAAGTTGAACCTAAGCGTTTAGATCAAATCACGCATCATGCAAATCACCAAGGGATCGCTGCACAAATTGCACCTTATGCGTATAGCGATCTTGGTGAATTAATTGAGCAAGCAAAAGCGATCGCTGAATCACCTGTTATTGTGGCAGCTGAAGGTATTACCGATCCCCACAATTTGGGAGCGATTATTCGCACAGCTGAAGCGATTGGAGCGCAGGGGCTTGTCATCCCGCAAAGACGAGCAGCCGGAATCACATCGAGTGTTATGAAAGCCGCCGCTGGTGCTTTGGAAAAATTTCCTGTCGCCAGAGTAGTTAACTTCAGCCGTGCTTTAGAAGAACTCAAGGAGGCAGGATTTTGGATTTATGGTACAGCCGCAACCGCAAGCCAACCGCTGCATACAGTCCAATTTACAGGACCAGTTGTGTTAGTGATTGGTGCTGAGGGTGAAGGGTTAAGCTTGTTAACACAACGTTGCTGTGACGTGTTAGTGTCAATTCCACTTTTGGGTGATACTCCTAGCTTAAATGCCTCAGTCGCAGCCGGAATGGCTTTGTATGAAATTTTTCGCCAACGTTGGTTAAATATGCTTCATTTAGAAAAATTAAAATAA
- a CDS encoding Mini-ribonuclease 3, whose protein sequence is MLPTLAEDLLQLQQASPSALAYLGDAVYELYIRRYYLLPPKRSQVYHRLVVAQVRAEAQASHLRSLTPYLTSTELDIVRRGRNATTKPPKRIEPEIYQQASSLETLVGYLFLTDCQRLAQLLHKLDFEQNQNE, encoded by the coding sequence CTGCTACCAACCTTGGCTGAAGATTTATTACAGCTACAGCAAGCTTCTCCAAGCGCTTTGGCATATTTAGGAGATGCAGTTTATGAGCTTTACATTAGGCGTTATTACTTACTGCCACCCAAGCGATCGCAGGTTTATCATCGATTAGTAGTGGCACAGGTAAGAGCAGAAGCACAAGCATCACATTTGCGATCGCTCACTCCTTACCTTACCAGTACTGAATTAGATATAGTCCGTCGTGGTCGGAATGCGACAACGAAGCCGCCAAAGCGTATCGAACCTGAAATTTATCAACAAGCATCGAGTTTAGAAACCTTAGTCGGCTACCTATTTCTCACTGACTGTCAGCGTTTGGCTCAGTTATTACACAAGCTAGACTTTGAGCAAAATCAAAATGAGTGA
- a CDS encoding STAS domain-containing protein, with the protein MTVSLRGTREVRDNYQLFRFTGLLDAFSEPTFRKVIGKCIDEGPKNVILDLSQIDFVDSSGLGALVQLAKQAQNAGGTSQIVTNARVTQTVKLVRLEQFLSLRPSVEVALENVKQS; encoded by the coding sequence ATCACGGTTAGTTTGAGAGGAACTCGTGAAGTACGGGACAATTATCAGTTGTTTCGATTTACAGGGTTGTTAGATGCTTTTTCTGAACCAACCTTTCGTAAGGTAATTGGCAAATGTATCGATGAGGGACCCAAAAATGTTATTTTGGATCTTTCTCAAATCGACTTTGTTGATAGCTCAGGTCTAGGGGCACTAGTGCAACTTGCAAAACAAGCACAAAATGCTGGTGGCACTTCACAAATCGTGACTAACGCCCGCGTGACTCAAACAGTTAAGCTAGTTCGGTTAGAGCAGTTTCTCTCGCTGCGTCCTTCAGTCGAAGTCGCGCTAGAAAACGTTAAACAGTCATGA